A section of the Meles meles chromosome 8, mMelMel3.1 paternal haplotype, whole genome shotgun sequence genome encodes:
- the LOC123947961 gene encoding olfactory receptor 4P4-like, whose translation MGHENITEFILLGLLSDEDERIACFVVFSLCYIAILSGNLLILLTISGSCLREQPMYFFLSYLSFMDVCFTSTVAPKLITDLLAQQKTISYNSCMAQMFYAHFFGATEIFILVAMAYDRYAAICRPLHYMVIMSRQVCYVLLMASILGAFLHSILQVLIIIELPFCGPNQIDHYFCDVFPLLKLACTDTSLLVIVIISTTGVLAILTFVALVISYIIILSTLRTRSSQSCRKALSTCGSHITVVFMFFLPLIFTYVPMADSVGSDKVFALFYTMIAPMFNPLIYSLRNTDMKNAMKKMWCRDTQLEEK comes from the coding sequence ATGGGACATGAAAATATCACAGAATTTATCCTCCTGGGACTTTTAAGTGATGAAGATGAAAGGATTGCCTGCTTTGTGGTGTTCTCACTTTGCTACATTGCAATTCTCTCAGGAAACCTCCTAATTCTTCTTACCATCAGTGGCAGCTGCCTACGTGAGCagcccatgtactttttcctgaGCTACCTGTCTTTCATGGACGTCTGCTTCACTTCCACAGTGGCCCCCAAACTGATCACAGATCTTCTGGCCCAGCAGAAGACCATCTCCTACAACAGCTGCATGGCCCAGATGTTTTATGCCCACTTCTTTGGTGCCACTGAGATCTTTATCTTGGTGGCTATGGCCTATGACCGTTATGCAGCCATCTGTAGACCCCTTCACTATATGGTCATCATGAGCAGACAGGTGTGCTATGTCCTTTTGATGGCCTCGATTCTCGGAGCTTTTCTCCATTCAATCCTGCAGGTATTGATTATTATTGAACTTCCCTTCTGTGGACCCAATCAGATAGATCACTATTTCTGTGATGTTTTCCCCTTGCTGAAGCTGGCCTGCACAGACACTAGCCTGTTGGTTATTGTGATCATTAGCACCACGGGAGTGCTGGCAATTTTGACCTTTGTTGCCTTGGTAATTTCTTACATCATCATCCTGTCCACCCTGAGGACACGCTCATCCCAGAGCTGCCGCAAAGCTCTCTCCACCTGTGGCTCACACATCACTGTTGTGTTCATGTTCTTCCTGCCCCTCATCTTCACATATGTCCCCATGGCTGATTCTGTCGGTAGTGACAAGGTTTTTGCCCTATTTTACACCATGATTGCCCCCATGTTCAACCCTCTTATCTACTCGCTGAGAAACACAGACATGAAGAATgccatgaagaaaatgtggtgcCGAGACACACAGCTTGAAGAGAAATGA